TACTTTCATGAAACAAAAGATGAAAACGACCATCAGCTACTCTTTCCTCTCATTGACTTGAGGTTCTTTGCAGGTAAAATCATTATCGTTTGCGTAATTTTGTAGGATCTTCATATCTCACATAACAAGAGTTGACAAGACAGAAAGTTTGCTTACCAGCACATTGAGTTATGGCAGCAAAGGGCATGAGAGGCGAGGAGTACAAAAAGACCCAACGCCGGATGAACAAAGGTCACCAAGGTAACCGCGGCTAGTGTCATTACGATTGTGGTGTTGAGCTTTAGAATGCGGATTGCCTGCATGAAGAAACAGAATCTCACTTACTCAGCCGATAGAAGATACTAAATGGAAATGTTTTTCATGTTAAGCAATGAGTCGTAGAGATTTGAATCCTAGCATGCAGTTATGATTATGGCTTTAGGTTAATGATAGAAGCGAAAAAGCAAACCTTTAAACAGACGAAACTGGAAGCAAGTATAGAGAACCAACGAAGAAAAGCAAAAGAATAGTTTCTTTCCAAAGCTTGGCACCTTCATTGACACTTATCCAGTTACTTCTTAACAGAGTTGAGTAGTTTTACATCAAACCAAATATATGATGAAAGCCAAGCACTTACCTAGATTTAACAGTGGTGTGGACGAGGGCCAACGCTTGTAAGACAAATTTGGAGACAATAATTAACACACTGATGAAGGCATTGGCCAACAAATGACAAATCAACGAGACCATTGTGAAGCTTGTGAGGGGAGGAATTGGTTGAGCCATTACGAAGGAGAAGAACAACGAACTCAGAAGAGGGATCGCAGCTAGAATCAGAAATGGGGATGGCATTTCCAAGTTGTACTCTACAGCAGAGAGCAACGGTGGCACAGATAAATTCTGATCCCACTGATTAGCTTGCCGCATAAGAGCATACAATATAACGGCAAACGAGAAGCCAACTATCTGCAATATCACATGTTGTGAAGAAAGGTTCAATAACTCGTAAATCATAGAGCTACCTCGtatccaaaaaaacaaaaggttatCCAGTTTAGAGAGGTAAGTCTTGCGGAGAGATAAGCCCATGAATACACTCACACACACGTGCATAGTGATAGTACTATGCAGCAAGCTATTATAACATGCATGATTAATATACTGTGAATGCATATATCTGATGCCTTAGATGTAAAGCTACCTGAGGACCATATAGAAGTACAAATCTGCTGGACATGGCAGGAGCAGAGACATGAACGCTTGCAGTGTATGAGCAATGAGGGTCAACCTGCAGAAGGCCCAGGAAATAGAAAGAACGTTTGAGTTGTATGTTTCAGTAAGGATAACAGACATTCGCTTTGTGCAAGAGACTTCTGACCAGTAGCATAACAGTAGTTTTCTCAGGACTCTGAGAACTCCAAAGAGCTGGTGAAGAATCAATAGTTATTGTCTCACTGTAGAGATTTGGAAACACATGAAGTCCAGAAGCAGAATCCCAGGCAAGGGCCACAGGTGGGAAGCAACGCAATTTGCAAAGCTCTGAAAAATGAACAATGTCTGCTGAGAAAATAGTTAAAAAGAGCTAACAAAGATCATATTTCTAATAAGAAAGGTGGATGTCATTAGTGATAAATTTACAAACTGAAGACTAATGCATTAATCGAACAGAACTGGAAATCACGGAAGAGGGTGCTGAGATGATTAACAGCCAAAACTATGATCGAGTAACTACCAAAAGAAAGATCTCTTGGATTGAAGAGAGGGATTTGAATTCTTACTATCCTTGTCCAAGTCTCCTGTCTCGCCATCTGGTAGACCAGAAGTTTTAATTCCACATCCAGCAGTTTTCAGGGACAGTGTTACAGGCAATAGACCTAAGCTGATAGCAAACGATAGATTGTAAGCTAAAGGATGGTCCTCCTTCAGAAATATTTCCTGCAGAAAATTTGTCCACAGCTGAAATCAGTTAACCAACTGTTTCCCTAGCGTAATTTCAAAATACTGAAGATTCAAAGGAAGAGTGTGGCCACTTTTAAGAATGACAACCTTTGCCCAGTAAGTGGATAAGAGCATTGATTGAGATGAGACCTCCATGGCCCCTTCATTAGGGTTAAAGAACTGCCCCACTGCCATAGAAACCGCCACAGGTGGTCTACCCGATACTGCCTGTGGGATAGAAGATCTCATTTTAGTTACACGCTTATATTCATCTGAAAACTGCTAAAATTTGAAAGAAAGTAAAGGTATAGATGTGAGTAATTACTTCGCGAGGCGCAACTGAGATAGTCAAGAATCTGAATCCGTGCATGTCTTCAGGCTCTAGCTTCAGCACTGCAGATGGGGGAGCTTGCTCGGTTTGACTCCCTGGCTCCGACTAACAAACATATACATGACGGAAGAACTAGTTAATAAAAATGCTAATCTGGTGCATTTTTTACTCTGAAAATGTGAGGACAATGTGTGCATAGGAAAAAAATGTCGAGCGTGTGctactggaaaaaaaaatccatcatTGTTGTAACTGATCCTATAAAATTACTCTGGCATATGAGAAATATAGTAACATCACCTGTTTTGGTGCAGGGCCTGCTGGAATGAGAACCATCTTTGACGTAACTTCGACAACCCTTTCACAAACAGGTAAATTTGAATTTGATTTCTCCTTCTCAGGCCATAGATGGAGTCTTACTCCAGAACAAGGCGCCAGATTTGTAACAAAGATAAAGTggttctttccatttgatccctATAGTACAGAAGATATGTCATGGGATATTAATACAGACATCTTAAGCGATATACAAGTCTATAATAGCATCACTAACTGAATTCTATCTGCACAGACCAACAATTCTATGTCCAACCAACGCCTTCTCCCGTCCATTGCCAAAATTGTAACAGTACTTGTTTGTATGTAAAGATCCCTATCGAGAGCATCATCCCTCCAATCCATGGGACATGACGAAGTTTGTGATTCAGAGCCTGCAAAGATAGACAGCACAATATTATGGTCATGCAAAAGAATAACATGTCGGCCCAAGACATATCACCTAGTGAAATTGTTCTCATAATTACAAATTGCCTCAAAAATTGGTACACTAATAAGATACCTCCAGCTTTGTCTATGTGTAATTGTGTTACTTGACAATGTAATTTGATAGAGGCTAATAGCCTTCAAGACCAGACAAGCTTATAACTTCAATGCAAAGTCTAACTCCTTTCTTTGAGAACTTCTGTTTTGAGAAACCAAGATATGCATATGTTTAGGGAAGAGATGGTATTAAATACCCTTTGAGGCTAACATGGGCAACCCATTAGAAATTTTCATCGGCGTCACTCCATTGAAGCTTTGTGCTAATGCACTTTGAAGCATTCTGGTCAATATCCAAAGCCTCTTCTGAGTATCGGAAAATGGCTGACCAGTTTTTGAGTCAACCAAACTAAGAAGCGTATGTGAAACCTACATGAAATACGAATATTCAAATTCATTGAAAATGGCTTCCCGCTAACAAATTAGGCAACTTTTACCTACTTGAACAACCAGTTGATTACACCACAGAATAGCTTGATGTTCCATTGACAGCCAGACATTTTTCATGCTTGTACTACTTATCATAAATCCGTGACTTGCAGGGACAATGCCATCAAGTGACTCTAACTTTGATCGCACCTAAGACCAAAGGAAAAATCTTAAGCCTTAAGAAAGCAATCAAATCTCATCCCATAGGGACTAAAATACAATCAAAGAAAACACCAGGGCATAAAGAACGGAGGAAGCAACCGGCCAAAATCAAAACAGTTGTGGAAATTTTCAGACCTGATAATCATTGTAGCCACCAGCAATGGATACAACAACAACTCCAGAAAGTAATGGGTCAGCTACGTAACTTCCTCCAGGGGATGTTTGTACTTCATAACCTTTTTTCCATTCTTGGTTCACTCGAGCAAAGTAATGGCCCAAGGATGGCTGCAATGCCAGAGGAGGTGATCTGAATGAAATTAGATACATAAAACACCTAAACCATGTATTTTGACGAGTAAAACTTGTTAAGCATGAAGAGAACTTACTGGTGCGGACTTGAGAGTGTTAGAATGGTTTGCACAGCTGATTTCCGCAAACGAGGATGGACCGCAGCAGCTCTGGCAACAAAACCACCCATAGAGTGGCCAACCAATATTACACTACGAGGTAAGTTACTGGAGGCAGCAGCACCTTCTCTTTCTCTGGTATCATGAGATTCCTTATATTGATCTAAGATCTGAATAACAAAGACGATATGAATAAAAGATAAAGTCACTCGGAAACAAGAATTAAAGCAGTATGTTCTGTTATCTTAGAGAACTCTGCTTGAAACTTGTGAACAGAAGTTCCCACATGTGACAGCAAACTTACGCTCAGCAATCGACAGTCTAAACAACATGGTTCTATTTCCTAGTTAAGCATGTTAtgaaaagaataaaaagaaaCTATCAAAAGTCCTACCCTGTGAATGGCGTATACGACATATTCAGTGTGCTCCTCAAGTATGCGACCATCCATTGCAGAATGTTCACCTTCAAGATCCACCGCAAACCAGTCTAGTCTGTTACTGTATTGACTAGACAAATCATATTCTACAGACTCTGTATCTGCTCCTTCCCCACGGAATAGAGAAGCTTCCTGGTAGAATGTGCGCTCAAATGGGCCTCCCTGGTATGCTCTATCAGATTCTGCTGCCACAGACCTGACCTGCACGAACAACATAAGAACCAAGGCAAATAAGGAGCCTGGTATATGAAACCTGGAGATAAATTCCCAACAAAAGTAAGAAATTTCAAATTACTCCGGAGTTCAGGAAACCACATGAAAAGCTGCTAGTTAAGGAACTCTCTTAACAATTTGTTTTTCTAATACCTAATCCTTTTATAGTTCTATAAAGATTAACATACATGATATGTTTTTAGTTACAAACACAAGAAAGAAAACGATTATACTTACCTGCTTGTAGCTACCGGCGTTGCCCGGAATGAAAAGAACTGGAACTCCGCTAAGTTTACTGATATGTTCCTTAAAATCAATCTTCCTCCATCCTTCATGATAAAGATAGAGTCCATATCTCCCAGGAGGAGTTGCACCGTCGGTAACAGAGATTGGAATGTAAGTAGGATACATGTAAGTCATAGTGCAACCATTCTTTATAGGTTTTAGCAGACCAAACAAAGCCGCAAGCCCAATCCATGCAGCTAAAACCACAACGCCAACTATCCTCAGCCTTGGTCGAACGCCTCGACTGCTCATAACAGATCTTACACCACGCATTTCAACCtctgatatatatatgtgcttgtAAGCATGCCAAGTCCCTTTCCAAAAAAATCACACAGCTATATTtagattaagaaagaaaaaaaaaacattcagaatcTTTCATAATAAggaaaaaaatcatacaaaactTGCAAGATTTGACTTCTTTTGGAAAATTCTTTTGACAGTGACTCTTATCAAAAACAAAGATAGGTACTAAAACGAGTATGCACTGACGCAGACAAGTGAAGAACCCATAAACAGTAAGTTTCAATGTGCAGTAGTAACATGAAAACAGagcaaaaaaacaataaaacataataataaacaCAGATAAAATGGGAATCAAATGAAACTATGCAATTACAAAAAATGAAGCTTAAAATAGTAATAACAAAATGTAGCAGAAGTGAAGAAGAGTAATAAATAACACATGGAGCCATCAAAGCGCATAAAAAGGGAATATTTTTACAGCAGGATCTCGCCTTTAATACAAAATCCGTGAGCTTGATTCAGTAATATAAAGCATTTTTTTGCTCAGAATCTGTGAGGGCCTGATTCGGAGATGATAAGTGAGAGAACTAACCGGGTCAAGAAGATGGTGATTGAAACTGCGAGATGTCCGGTGAAAAAGTGAACCGCCGGTTAAGATGGGATCGAAGTACGGTGCAACGGAGTTTAGATCTTTTCACTGAAATCGAGGAGAGCTAATAAAACGGAGATCCTACTGTAATCGGGTCCGGGTTCGGATAACTAATTACGAGTCGGGTTAAACGCTAATTAGTGGGCCGTATTTGGACAATGGGCCTAAGTTTACCAACTAATAATCGACGTATATATATTTACAGTTGACTCAAGAAATTACCAGTTATACAATCTACATCAACTATGAATAACGAGGTAAAGTAGCGACGAGTGAGAGAGGAAGCACGGTAGTATAATACTTGTTTAAATGTTTCTATACTTAGATTTTGCAGATTACGAAAAAAAGACTTACAAAAGATCTTTAACATGATAGGACAGTTCAATTAATGCAGTTAGACATAAATCTTATAAGACATGTTGTATTGTCGGTTGTCAAATcatctatataatttttttcataattgtaatgtcataataaattAGCGTTAAAAAAACCGAATGAGATAAAAGATTATCTACAAATAACAAAACTTAAAGGTTAAATTGAAATCTCATGAAAGAATATTCTGGTTAGACGtaggacggatccggatatcagGGAAATTTAGGATATCCAGATTCGTAGTTTCTAGATATCCGTCTCGGATccgtaaaataatttaaaataattttttttttaaatactaattttttttaatataatacatcaattaaatatttatataagaattataaatttgagtaaataaaataaagtaaaatattagTGTGGTTTTACTAATAAACCCCTAAAAGCTATGACCCTCTCCTTTCCACAGAGATGGTTATTGTGTAGAGGCGGTGGCAAAACAAGTAAAGAATAATAAAGTCGAACCAACCGGTCTGATGTTCGTTGATGACCCAACGCTACTGACATCGAAGCGGAGACGACTCTCGATCAACGATTCCAtggaagcttcttcttcttcttcttcatcatctcagGAGGTAATCTTCTCCCTCATTCACTATTAAGCTTCTTCTCCATTTCCTTCGCTAGCTCGATCTGTAACTGAATCTGTCCGCGTTTTCAAGCGTATCGGTTTCTTCTTCGCTAGGGTTGTATCGAATTGGaagttttgattgattgatttcgTAAAAAGCAGGGTAAGGTTGCTGGTGGTATACGAGAGAAATATGGGAGAGAGATTCGCGTTTTCGAGACTTCGAGCATTTCTCAGAGGCCAAGTCAAGCTTCTGTTGCTCGTAAGTTGACGGAGATGAGATGGATCTCTCTGATTCTTGCTTAGTCTTTCTATTGATTCCCTCTGGATTTGTGTGTTTTGTGATTTGGATTGGACAGAAGAGGAGTCTGATGAGTTCTACGAGCTCACACCCACAGATTACTACCGTCTTGTAGCATCTAAGAAAGAAGGTAATCTGATGAGTTTGTATTCTTGAATCTCTATCTTGGTTGTTTACTTAACTTGTGAAATTGCATTCTTCTGCAAAAGATAAATCTTTGAAGACAAGAAAGCTCCGTGAAGCAGAAGAAGCTGCTCGTCGAGCTAAGCTGACTAAGGTTCTTATTCACTATTTACCTTGTTTCCTGCTTTTGAAACTAGTGTTATCTCACTGAACGTTTTTGTTAATTGATTGTTACTAGGCTGTGATCCGGGTTCGTTTTCCTGATAACCACACATTGGAGGCGACATTTCATCCTTCAGAAAAGATACAGTGTTTGATTGATCTTGTTAAAAGAGCACTTGCGCAGCCGGATATTCCCTTCTACTTGTGTATCTTTCCACCCCTCGATTTCAAACTTTACAATAATAAGCGTAGAAGAAACCTGACAATGTACTTTTTGCAGACACAACTCCTCCCAAGAAGCAGCTCAAGGATTTCTCACAAGACTTCTACTCTGCTGGGTTCATTCCTGGAGCTATTGTCTACTTTGCAAACGAGCAACCAAAAGGTTAGTTTGTGTCACTACCTTCGCATGATGCTATAGAGTTCTTCTTATGTATGGGCCAACTTGTAATATGTATTTGCGTACAAGTGAGATTTGGGTAGGAAACCGAAAACTATCCAACTGGAATTTTTCGAAATAGCTTGCAAAGCTAGCATAGAATTAGGTCGACCAGAAGTTAAGGATTGCGATGAATACAATAATCTTAGAAGGTTGGTTAAGTTGGGTGTGTCTGATAGATTTTAAGTTGGTCTATTTATCTTCTTGTCCGAATTGAGCTTTATTTACTACTTGAATTGAAAAGAATGATGAGAAGAGAGCTTGAGCTCTGGACTTAACTTGTAAAAACACTAATGTTACTTGCAGATGATAGTGCAAGTTCAACACCTTATCTTAATGAAGAGATCTTGTCCCTGAAAGATGTAGAGGTCATGACCAAAGCAGAGGAACCGGTTGAGCCATCTTCAGAGCCAGCCGAGAGCGATACTGGTACTGTACCAGTTGACCAAGAGCCTAAACCCGCGGAGAAGAAGAGCTCAAAGCCTAAGTGGTTTAAAATGTGATTGAACATCAATCGTTTGATACAGAGGATGTTACCTTTGAATTGAAACGTGACAGTTAGTGtgacagtaacaaaaatcttatTGTGTCGGTTATGGCTTATATATACCGTATGGCTTGTTTGGATTTCCTCAGGCCTAAAAGTGATGTTCATCCACAGTTTGATATATCATCTCGTGCTAGAGTAGACACTATCTAGAAAAGTAAAATGAATGAGTAATGCTACGTCATATGACTTTTTAGATGGTGTAGTGTAATGGCATCGACTATGGCAAAATGAAAAACATGTAGCGTGATGGTATTAGTATTACAAGTTCAAATGAATGAATTAAAAGTAGCATATTATCTTTTTGACTTATCTTTTTCTGATATCTCAAGCATGGATCATGGGATGCGTTGCGTAAGCTCAACCACTACCAGTCTCGATCTCAAAAAATCATTCATTATTCTTTCCATCTAATTAAATCGAGAATACGTATTCCCCTCGTGGTTTTAcgtaattattatatttggtttGATTAATAACAACGATTCcctttttaattaattagtacTGAGTATTTTAATTATTCTACAGAGCTAACGAACACTACTATTTTATCAAAGCTCATACGGTCTCCCCAAAGTAGGAGTTATTTTGCCTCCTGTCTTCTCTCATCGGCAGCCAGAAAACGTCTTACCGTCGCAGGGTGAGGAGACCGTTTCTCATTTTCTTTCGTCCTGTTGTTGTTTACTTTATTACTCGGTTCGTGTTATATGATCCTTTTGGTTCTGTCTGATCCGACTCATTCAGTTACTCATTATCGTTAtccgttttattttattttattattgggcATTCGCAGTTGTAAACGTTAAGAAAATTATGTTCACATACAAACTCTGATAGACTTGGTTTCAATTTTTTCAGGCTTGTGTGGTGTTCTTCTGTTTGTTGTGTGGTATCTATCTACATTTGACTCGCTCGTGGAAGATGGGTTCTGGCCAATGGCACGTTGAGAAGAGGTCAACTTTGAAGAAGGAATCGTTTCTAAAAGAGTACGGTGCTGCTGTCTCTGAATCACGGAGCCTCTCCATCATCGTGCTCGGTGCCTCTGGTGATCTTGCCAAGAAGAAGACTTTTCCTGCTCTTTTCAATCTCTATCACCAGGTCTTAACTCTAAAAAGATCTTCACTATGTTAAACACaacttgttttattttaatgggTTTTGATTAAATGATGAACAGAGGTTTCTTAATCCGGATGAAGTTCACATATTTGGATACGCAAGGACTAAGAGTTCTGATGAGGAGCTTAGAGATAAGATCCGTCGGTTAGTTGATCCACCTTTTCGTTTTTGTCGCATCTCAGTTGTAGTCTTTCATAGATATCTCTGAGTCAATGCAAAGCTTGTATTATGTAGATATCTTGTTGATGAGAAGAATGCATCTGAGAAAGCTGAAGCTTTGTCCAAGTTTCTACAGCTGGTAGTTGATTACACTACACGGTTTCTGTCTCTCGTTATTTATGTTTACTAAAACACAGAACTTATGTCTTCAAACTTTATAGATCAAGTATGTGAGTGGCCCTTATGATTCTGAAGACGGTTTCAAAAGGTTAGACAAGGCAATCTCAGAGCATGAAATCTCTAAAAAGAGTTCGGAAGGATCTTCCAGGAGATTGTTTTATCTTGCACTCCCGCCGTCTGTATACCCTCCTGTATGCAAGATGATCAAGGCATGTTGCACTAACAAATGTGAGTAGTTACTGTTAAATTGATCAACATTATTAGACACACAAAAGATTAACTCTCAttggagttaaaaaaaaaaaaaaacacttccaGCTGATGTTGGTGGATGGACACGGATCGTTGTTGAGAAGCCATTTGGAAAGGACTTGGAATCTGCAGAGCAATTGAGTTCTCAGATTGGAAAACTGTTTGATGAATCGCAGATTTATCGTATTGATCACTATCTTGGAAAGGAACTAGTCCAAAACATGGTAAACACCTGTTTGTAACTAGTCAgtagtttagtttttttcagACAGACAATGATTGTCTTACACATGCATCATTTGCAGTTGGTCCTCCGGTTTGCCAACCGGTTCTTTCTGCCGCTATGGAACCGCGACAACATTGCTAACGTGCAGGTTAGAGCTTGATCGCTTAATACAGAAACCTTTGTTTAAAGCTTTATAGTCCACATAAACTTTTAGTCTCCTTTTTGCAGATTGTTTTCAGGGAAGATTTTGGAACTGAAGGCCGTGGGGGATATTTTGATGAATACGGGTCATTTTCCATTCAGTGTTACCTTTGAATATGATGTTCATAAGGCCGTGATATCATTGCAAATTTCTAATGAATTGTGTAATTTTCCATTTCAGAATCATTCGTGATATTATTCAAAACCATTTGCTCCAGGCAAGCCACTTCCATTTGACTGTCTTCCTTGAGTTCCTTTTGTaactttatattattaaatatgttTAGTGTAGTGCAGGTTCTTTGCCTAGTTGCCATGGAGAAACCAATCTCTCTTAAACCTGAGCACATCCGGGATGAGAAAGTGAAGGTGATTCCAATTTTCTTGATCATATTTTTTAGTCATTCTTATGATCTCTTTATCTCTAAAACCATATCACTTTCAACTTTGTTGTTCCGTGAAGTCCATTTTTCATTTCCAAATTTATGTAGGAGGTTACTTTACATCCTAGTGGATCAAGTAATCTCCTCATTTGCATTTTTCGGCCATTTAATTGACTGGAATTTCAAAATGAACTTCAGGTTCTTCAATCAGTGATTCCCATAAAGGATGAAGAGGTGGTTCTTGGACAATACGAAGGTTACAGAGACGATCCAACTGTTCCAAACGACTCAAACACTCCAACCTTTGCCACAACAATCCTTCGCATTGACAACGAAAGATGGGAAGGTATACTATTGTCTCCTCTCACTCTTCATCTTGGTCAAGTTTGGAAGATAATCTAAAAACACGATATGAATAGGGAGAAAAGAATCAAAGATTAGACATTAGCTCAAAGTTTACAAATCTGAATTCTTTTCTATTAGTAGTCATTACTCATTAGTGACTTGTGGAGTGATTTATCATTCAGGTGTTCCATTTATACTGAAGGCCGGAAAGGCAATGGGTTCAAAAAAGGCAGATATTCGCATTCAGTTTAAGGATGTTCCTGGCGACATTTTCAAATGTATGCATCAAAACCAAATCGAACTTTCCCAGATATCAACTTTATGTAATGATACCAAAACTTTTGTTGTTCTAAAATGCTATGCAACAGGTCAAAAGCAAGGGAGGAACGAGTTTGTTATACGCTTGCAACCTTCAGAGGCCATGTACATGAAGCTAACTGTAAGTACATGTTGAACCAACCACAATATACGTGAATATGTGTTAGCCATGAACCCTTTGTTAgcttgtcatatatatatatatatatcaaaatgatGAATCATTTTTCTTGTGCAATGATGGATATTCATTTAATATGGAATGTTTTGGCTTTGTTGCGCAGGTGAAGCAACCAGGTCTGGAGATGCAAACCGTGCAGAGTGAACTAGACCTATCGTATAAGCAACGTTACCAAGATGTCTCGATTCCAGAGGCTTACGAGCGCCTCATTCTTGACACGTATGAGTCTAAACTATGTAGTAACAATAGTTCTGAATATCAAAACCGTTATTCATCCCATTTGTTGACGATATTATGAATCTCTCCGCAGAATCAAAGGTGACCAACAACACTTTGTTCGCAGAGACGAGTTGAAGGTAATTTTACTTTCTCCTTCACCACTTCCTAGATAGTAACTTGAGATCATTACCTTTTCTTTCTCAAACACTCTTGTTATGTTAGAAGCGCATGACATGATttcaagaagagaaaaagaccaaaatagcactaaatcaagtttttgttcccaaactagcactcaagggcaaaagtcacaaaaatagcacttaaggggtggggtttatggtttagaatttagggtttagggtttagagtttaggttttagggtttagagttgagaagtgaggttttggggataagatttcaaattttgaaaaataaaaaaatttaaatttttcaaaagataaaatgctattttggtcattttagtttttgagtgctattttggagatttggcCTTTCAAGAACCCAACTCAAAGTTAATTTCAAACAGGCAGCATGGGAAATCTTCACTCCGCTGCTTCACAGGATAGAGAAGGGAGAAGTGAAATCGATCCCGTACAAACCAGGAAGCCGAGGACCAACAGAAGCAGATCAGCTGCTAGAGAAAGCTGGTTATTTGCAGACCCATGGCTACATGTGGATCCCCCCTACGCTGTAAATTGTATGATCAAGgagataatgatgatgatgagtatacacaaaataagagcttctcttcttctttttttcttgctcAATAAAAATGTCTTGCTGAGCATCTAAGTTCATCTTCTGTATACTAGTGATCTTCACTAGGACATTGTTTATtccttgtgttttttttgttgttgtttttctaAACCACATATTCAAAAGAGGCTTTGTTGAATACAGTTTAGGAAAACCATATTCACAAGAGGTTTTGTTGAATATTGTTTTACTTCGAACATTTTATTTCTAACATAGTTTCAGCCTTTCAGGCATTAAAATACCAGATGAGCTCTCGGTGTGAATGGCATCGCTAATTCAAATGATCAGATTTCGGTTGATGAAAGTGTCAATTATTAAGAATATAACTTTGTGATTATGAAAGTGTTGATAACTCCatgaatcttcttcttttctttttttttgtgacgtCCTCCATGAAGCTTATTCAAGTGTCAGTTAGGaacatatttagcaaaaaaaaaaacatattttcacaATATCATTTCGATTAGAGTATCTAATCAACGTATTAGTCCTTTATGTCAtttagggcctgactggtttaaccgcagcggttgcggttgcggttgcgggagtttgcggatgcgggtggttgcggtttctagcggttttaagagatttgtacgactggttatgcggttaaaaatttgtgcgtttgcgggatacttatgactggttaactaccaaatgcagcagcagttaaataataaattaacaatatttacattttataccattataaaaatatcaaaaataataatatta
This genomic interval from Brassica napus cultivar Da-Ae chromosome A6, Da-Ae, whole genome shotgun sequence contains the following:
- the LOC106349266 gene encoding plant UBX domain-containing protein 1 isoform X4, which translates into the protein MFVDDPTLLTSKRRRLSINDSMEASSSSSSSSQEVAGGIREKYGREIRVFETSSISQRPSQASVAQESDEFYELTPTDYYRLVASKKEDKSLKTRKLREAEEAARRAKLTKAVIRVRFPDNHTLEATFHPSEKIQCLIDLVKRALAQPDIPFYLYTTPPKKQLKDFSQDFYSAGFIPGAIVYFANEQPKDDSASSTPYLNEEILSLKDVEVMTKAEEPVEPSSEPAESDTGTVPVDQEPKPAEKKSSKPKWFKM
- the LOC106349266 gene encoding plant UBX domain-containing protein 1 isoform X2, with translation MFVDDPTLLTSKRRRLSINDSMEASSSSSSSSQEGKVAGGIREKYGREIRVFETSSISQRPSQASVAQESDEFYELTPTDYYRLVASKKEDKSLKTRKLREAEEAARRAKLTKAVIRVRFPDNHTLEATFHPSEKIQCLIDLVKRALAQPDIPFYLYTTPPKKQLKDFSQDFYSAGFIPGAIVYFANEQPKDDSASSTPYLNEEILSLKDVEVMTKAEEPVEPSSEPAESDTGTVPVDQEPKPAEKKSSKPKWFKM
- the LOC106349266 gene encoding plant UBX domain-containing protein 1 isoform X1, which produces MFVDDPTLLTSKRRRLSINDSMEASSSSSSSSQEGKVAGGIREKYGREIRVFETSSISQRPSQASVAQEESDEFYELTPTDYYRLVASKKEDKSLKTRKLREAEEAARRAKLTKAVIRVRFPDNHTLEATFHPSEKIQCLIDLVKRALAQPDIPFYLYTTPPKKQLKDFSQDFYSAGFIPGAIVYFANEQPKDDSASSTPYLNEEILSLKDVEVMTKAEEPVEPSSEPAESDTGTVPVDQEPKPAEKKSSKPKWFKM
- the LOC106349266 gene encoding plant UBX domain-containing protein 1 isoform X3 — encoded protein: MFVDDPTLLTSKRRRLSINDSMEASSSSSSSSQEVAGGIREKYGREIRVFETSSISQRPSQASVAQEESDEFYELTPTDYYRLVASKKEDKSLKTRKLREAEEAARRAKLTKAVIRVRFPDNHTLEATFHPSEKIQCLIDLVKRALAQPDIPFYLYTTPPKKQLKDFSQDFYSAGFIPGAIVYFANEQPKDDSASSTPYLNEEILSLKDVEVMTKAEEPVEPSSEPAESDTGTVPVDQEPKPAEKKSSKPKWFKM
- the LOC106352408 gene encoding glucose-6-phosphate 1-dehydrogenase 5, cytoplasmic; translated protein: MGSGQWHVEKRSTLKKESFLKEYGAAVSESRSLSIIVLGASGDLAKKKTFPALFNLYHQRFLNPDEVHIFGYARTKSSDEELRDKIRRYLVDEKNASEKAEALSKFLQLIKYVSGPYDSEDGFKRLDKAISEHEISKKSSEGSSRRLFYLALPPSVYPPVCKMIKACCTNKSDVGGWTRIVVEKPFGKDLESAEQLSSQIGKLFDESQIYRIDHYLGKELVQNMLVLRFANRFFLPLWNRDNIANVQIVFREDFGTEGRGGYFDEYGIIRDIIQNHLLQVLCLVAMEKPISLKPEHIRDEKVKVLQSVIPIKDEEVVLGQYEGYRDDPTVPNDSNTPTFATTILRIDNERWEGVPFILKAGKAMGSKKADIRIQFKDVPGDIFKCQKQGRNEFVIRLQPSEAMYMKLTVKQPGLEMQTVQSELDLSYKQRYQDVSIPEAYERLILDTIKGDQQHFVRRDELKAAWEIFTPLLHRIEKGEVKSIPYKPGSRGPTEADQLLEKAGYLQTHGYMWIPPTL